One window of Branchiostoma lanceolatum isolate klBraLanc5 chromosome 6, klBraLanc5.hap2, whole genome shotgun sequence genomic DNA carries:
- the LOC136436970 gene encoding uncharacterized protein: MALMTLVMMACVAGVFAVPSAAPAPAAKGKFEHLTLPINERGTKFNEEADVDHDDKIVIFTVPDHNTVSNSMVMMDFNTRKMMTLFEKRKQCLLSDMPEDMAPFESVEEGLKLVANPDVPTTIVRTTSVETTQRVLMEQMYDRSSLGPQMRKMCEEFEIHRMETIGEDVEIEEEKSELDRFYGRSSRVRRLDLYCPPTVFHWRCAAKTDSCIYYYECEGIAGRPGLPPTSAQCIDNHIYHSDAWQCVPFCP, from the exons ATGGCTCTAATGACACTGGTGATGATGGCCTGTGTGGCGGGTGTTTTCGCTGTTCCATCAGCCGCGCCCGCCCCCGCGGCAAAGGGAAAGTTCGAG CACCTCACCCTGCCGATCAACGAGCGCGGGACGAAGTTTAACGAGGAAGCCGACGTGGATCATGACGACAAGattgtgatcttcaccgtgccTGACCACAACACCGTGTCCAACAGTATGGTCATGATGGACTTCAACACT AGGAAGATGATGACCCTGTTTGAGAAGAGGAAACAGTGCCTGCTGTCCGACATGCCAGAAGACATGGCCCCGTTCGAGAGCGTGGAGGAAGGACTCAAGCTGGTCGCT AACCCCGACGTGCCCACCACAATCGTCCGTACGACCTCTGTGGAGACCACCCAACGCGTCCTGATGGAACAGATGTACGACAGGTCCTCCCTGGGCCCACAGATGCGGAAGATGTGCGAGGAGTTCGAAATCCACCGTATGGAGACAATCGGAGAGGACGTCGAGATCGAGGAAGAAAAGTCAG AGCTCGATCGCTTTTACGGCCGATCCTCCCGGGTCCGTCGGCTAGACCTCTACTGTCCGCCAACCGTATTTCATTGGAGGTGCGCAGCCAAAACCGACAGCTGCATCTACTACTACGAATGCGAAGGCATTGCCGGTCGTCCTGGCCTGCCCCCAACATCCGCCCAGTGCATCGACAACCATATCTACCATAGCGATGCATGGCAGTGTGTGCCATTCTGTCCGTAA